CTGTGTGGCGGCGCTGATCATCGTCGTCGGCGTGGTGTTCGTCGAGCAGGGCCAACGCCGTATCCCCGTCCAGTACGCCAAGCGCATGGTCGGCCGACGGATGTACGGCGGCACGTCGACCTATCTGCCGTTGAAGGTCAACCAGGCCGGTGTCATCCCGGTGATCTTCGCGTCGTCGCTGATCTACATCCCGCACCTGATCACCCAGTTGATCCGCAGCGGCAGCGGCGGCATGGGCAACAGTTGGTGGGACAAGTTCGTCAGCAACTACCTGTCGAACCCCGGCAGCCCGGTCTACATCGGCATCTACTTCAGCCTGATCATCTTCTTCACGTACTTCTACGTGTCGATCACGTTCAACCCCGACGAGCGTGCCGACGAGATGAAGAAGTTCGGCGGGTTCATTCCGGGCATCCGGCCGGGCAAGCCGACCGCCGACTATCTGCGCTACGTCTTGAGCCGAATCACCTTGCCTGGTTCGATCTACCTGGGTGTCATCGCGGTGCTGCCCAACCTGTTCCTCCAGATCGGCAACTCGGGTTCGGTGCAGAACCTGCCGTTCGGTGGAACCGCCGTACTGATCGCGATCGGTGTCGCGTTGGATACGGTGAAGCAGATCGAAAGCCAGCTCATGCAACGCAACTACGAAGGGTTCCTCAAGTGAGAGTCGTGCTGCTGGGCCCGCCCGGAGCCGGTAAAGGCACGCAGGCCGTCAAGCTGGC
The sequence above is a segment of the Candidatus Mycobacterium wuenschmannii genome. Coding sequences within it:
- the secY gene encoding preprotein translocase subunit SecY, which translates into the protein MLSAFISSLRTVDLRRKILVTLGIVVLYRLGATIPSPGVNYPNVQKCLAQISGGDSAQIYSLINLFSGGALLQLTVFAVGVMPYITASIIVQLLTVVIPRFEELRKEGQSGQAKMTQYTRYLAIALAVLQATSIVALAANGGLLQGCSLDIIANQSIFTLVVIVLVMTAGAALVMWMGELVTERGIGNGMSLLIFAGIAARIPGEGKTILDSRGGVVLATVCVAALIIVVGVVFVEQGQRRIPVQYAKRMVGRRMYGGTSTYLPLKVNQAGVIPVIFASSLIYIPHLITQLIRSGSGGMGNSWWDKFVSNYLSNPGSPVYIGIYFSLIIFFTYFYVSITFNPDERADEMKKFGGFIPGIRPGKPTADYLRYVLSRITLPGSIYLGVIAVLPNLFLQIGNSGSVQNLPFGGTAVLIAIGVALDTVKQIESQLMQRNYEGFLK